In Mycolicibacterium aubagnense, the DNA window GGCGATCTTCGCCGCCTGCAGCGCATTCTTCTTCATCCTGTACAACCTGCCCGCCCAGTGGTTCGCCATGCATCAGGATCCGTGGCCCGAGGACCTCTTGAAGCGCTCGTACTTCCTGATGGGTGTCTGCGGCGACGGCACCGACCGGGCCTGTCCCGATCCGTCGATCCCGATTCCGCTGCAGAACTCGAGCTACGTCAACATCCACGGGCAGCTGGTGACGCCCGACGGTGTCACACTTCCGAAACTCGTTCCCGTCGAGAAGGGCAAATGACTTGCTGAACAACACTTCTGCAGTTGTCAGACCGGTGCCGAACGCACCGTTCTACCGCGCCATCGGCGACGAGGTGGAGGTCTTCCGCGCGGCGTCCCGCCGGGGACTGCCGGTGCTGCTGAAAGGCCCGACGGGATGCGGGAAGACCCGCTTCGTCGAGGCGATGGCGCACGAACTCGGGCGAGACCTGATCACCGTCGCCGGCCACGAGGACATGACGTCGGCAGACCTCGTCGGCAGGTTCCTGCTGAAGGGCGGTGAAACCGTCTGGGTGGACGGGCCGTTGACGCGGGCGGTTCGCGACGGCGCCATCTGCTACCTCGACGAGATCGTGGAGGCGCGCCAGGACACCACCGTCGTCATCCATCCACTCGCCGACCACCGCCGCGAGCTGCCGGTCGACCGGCTCGGCGTCACGCTGCCCGCGGCACCGGGCTTTCAGCTCGTCATCTCCTACAATCCCGGCTATCAGAGTGTCCTGAAGAACATCAAGGAGTCCACCCGGCAACGGTTCGTCGCCATCGAGCTCGACTTCCCGCCGGCCGCCGCCGAGACGGAAATTGTGATGCACGAGGCCGGCATCGATGCCGAAACCGCACGTGGTCTGGTCAAATTCGGCAACGCCATCCGCAACCTGGACGGCTCACCGCTTCGCGAAGTGGCGTCCACCCGCATGTTGATTCTGGCCGGCGAACTCGTCGCGGAAGGACTCAGCATGCGCACTGC includes these proteins:
- a CDS encoding CbbQ/NirQ/NorQ/GpvN family protein, with the translated sequence MLNNTSAVVRPVPNAPFYRAIGDEVEVFRAASRRGLPVLLKGPTGCGKTRFVEAMAHELGRDLITVAGHEDMTSADLVGRFLLKGGETVWVDGPLTRAVRDGAICYLDEIVEARQDTTVVIHPLADHRRELPVDRLGVTLPAAPGFQLVISYNPGYQSVLKNIKESTRQRFVAIELDFPPAAAETEIVMHEAGIDAETARGLVKFGNAIRNLDGSPLREVASTRMLILAGELVAEGLSMRTAVQSAVVKVLSDDHDIVRALGELADAVLPRP